The proteins below are encoded in one region of Streptomyces roseirectus:
- a CDS encoding TetR/AcrR family transcriptional regulator, protein MAESDELAGVRLRRRPRQARSQEKVARVLAAAERLLGEEGVSALTTTRVAAEAGVSVGALYQYLPDRDAIVEALAEQYLGRLEAAMSTFAQRAAEEVWDDPVGVLVDAFAELYRSQPGFRALWFSRDLTDGTRDADRRHKHTMSAGLHTVLVAQHLLPPTPEAATACRTAFLAADAVTQEAFRGDGEGDAALLAQLKVLLRAYLGRLGE, encoded by the coding sequence GTGGCGGAGTCCGACGAACTGGCCGGGGTGCGGCTGCGGCGCAGGCCACGGCAGGCCCGGTCCCAGGAGAAGGTCGCCCGCGTGCTCGCGGCGGCGGAACGGCTCCTCGGGGAGGAGGGGGTGAGCGCCCTCACGACGACCCGCGTCGCCGCCGAGGCGGGCGTCTCCGTCGGCGCGCTCTACCAGTACCTGCCCGACCGGGACGCCATCGTCGAGGCGCTGGCCGAGCAGTACCTGGGCCGGCTCGAAGCGGCCATGTCGACGTTCGCCCAGCGGGCCGCCGAAGAGGTCTGGGACGATCCCGTCGGCGTCCTCGTCGACGCGTTCGCCGAGCTCTACCGCTCCCAACCCGGCTTCCGCGCCCTCTGGTTCAGCCGCGACCTCACCGACGGCACCCGCGACGCCGACCGCCGCCACAAACACACCATGTCCGCCGGCCTCCACACCGTCCTCGTCGCCCAGCACCTCCTCCCACCCACCCCCGAGGCCGCGACCGCCTGCCGCACCGCCTTCCTCGCGGCCGACGCGGTGACGCAGGAGGCGTTCCGGGGGGACGGGGAGGGGGACGCGGCGCTATTGGCCCAGCTGAAGGTGCTGCTGCGGGCGTATTTGGGGCGGCTGGGGGAGTAG
- a CDS encoding DUF6099 family protein, which translates to MDAVRLILASRWALAQGGDGAELLAEVWQAQALAQAIGSRLAVSGPPELRGEALGLTELAGRGCGVLDAPDLAPEALRAAQLTDLDDARLTLLCLGGLLGEVGIALVGLASSAADEATYWQCMEAIDAADESRDRVLEMLRKLAAKEEALPER; encoded by the coding sequence ATGGACGCGGTGCGGCTCATCCTGGCGAGCCGGTGGGCTCTGGCGCAGGGCGGTGACGGCGCCGAGCTGCTTGCCGAGGTGTGGCAGGCGCAGGCCCTCGCGCAGGCGATCGGCAGCCGCCTCGCGGTCTCCGGCCCGCCCGAACTGCGGGGCGAGGCCCTGGGGTTGACGGAGCTGGCGGGCCGGGGCTGCGGCGTCCTCGACGCGCCCGACCTCGCCCCCGAAGCCCTCCGCGCCGCGCAGCTGACCGATCTCGACGACGCCCGGCTGACCCTCCTGTGCCTCGGCGGCCTCCTCGGCGAGGTCGGCATCGCCCTGGTCGGCCTCGCCTCCTCGGCCGCCGACGAGGCGACGTACTGGCAGTGCATGGAGGCCATCGACGCGGCGGACGAGTCGAGGGACCGTGTCCTGGAGATGCTGCGCAAGCTGGCGGCGAAGGAGGAGGCGTTACCGGAGAGATGA
- a CDS encoding MBL fold metallo-hydrolase, with protein MSTLEFTVLDLDFPAGSKNKTATLVTGESEALLVDAAFTRADGHRLAAAVLDSGKTLTTVFVSHADPDFYFGAEVVADAFPDARFVATPLVIEHIKDSYEGKLKAWAALGANLPTRLVEIEPLTGDLVLEGHRFELRGGSAELPDRHYLWQAEHRAIVGGVLLFQQEHVWVADTPTPGDRAAWIKALDEMAALEPELVVPGHRLPDTAADASAITATREYLVAFEEELGKAADGAALTAALVARYPDHGMLIAAQIGAKVAKGEMTWG; from the coding sequence ATGAGCACCCTGGAATTCACCGTCCTCGACCTGGACTTCCCGGCCGGCAGCAAGAACAAGACGGCGACGCTCGTCACCGGTGAGAGCGAGGCGCTGCTCGTCGACGCCGCGTTCACGCGGGCGGACGGGCATCGGCTCGCCGCGGCCGTGCTGGACTCGGGCAAGACGCTCACGACCGTGTTCGTCAGCCATGCCGACCCCGACTTCTACTTCGGTGCCGAGGTCGTCGCGGATGCCTTCCCGGACGCGAGGTTCGTGGCGACGCCGCTGGTCATCGAGCACATCAAGGACTCCTACGAGGGCAAGCTGAAGGCGTGGGCGGCGTTGGGGGCGAACCTGCCGACGCGGCTGGTGGAGATCGAGCCGCTGACCGGGGACCTCGTTCTGGAGGGGCACCGTTTCGAGCTGAGGGGCGGCTCGGCGGAGCTGCCCGACCGGCACTACCTGTGGCAGGCCGAGCACAGGGCGATCGTCGGCGGGGTCCTGCTCTTCCAGCAGGAGCACGTGTGGGTCGCCGACACGCCCACCCCCGGCGACCGCGCCGCGTGGATCAAGGCGCTGGACGAGATGGCCGCGCTGGAGCCCGAGCTGGTCGTCCCCGGCCACCGCCTCCCGGACACCGCCGCCGACGCGTCCGCGATCACCGCGACCCGTGAGTACCTGGTCGCGTTCGAGGAGGAGCTGGGCAAGGCCGCCGACGGCGCCGCCCTCACCGCCGCGCTCGTCGCCCGCTACCCGGACCACGGCATGCTGATCGCCGCGCAGATCGGCGCGAAGGTCGCCAAGGGCGAGATGACGTGGGGCTGA
- a CDS encoding amidohydrolase family protein: MTDPRILIRNGRVVDTEPHPHATHATDVLIEDGRILALGRGLPDAGATVIDATDRIVLPGFVDAHRHLWQSALRGAAVDTDLAGYLAALARYGPQFTPGAVYAATLAAALECVDSGITTQLDHSHITYSPEHADAAVDALIESGLRAVYGYGTPVTGGDGLDDLYRVRNQRLASDRALVTLAYAPLGPSFAPVERITEEWRAVDELDLPVTFHVASTPLASRPVTALRDAGLLRERILYVHGNTLDDGELKLIADSGATACAAPGAEAMLGNRSPVAGRLRRAGVVTGLGADTVTSAPGDMFSVMRAALLASRLADEVPLTVADVLRMATIDGATALGLGDRTGSLRPGKQADVVLLRLDDLNVLTAERDPVAAVVTSAGPHNVDTVLVAGRVVKRAGRVVNRELREAVRELRGFAAGLN; this comes from the coding sequence GTGACAGATCCCCGTATCCTGATCCGCAACGGCCGTGTCGTCGACACCGAGCCGCACCCCCACGCCACGCACGCCACGGACGTCCTGATCGAGGACGGCAGGATCCTCGCCCTCGGCCGGGGGCTCCCGGACGCGGGGGCCACCGTCATCGACGCCACCGACCGGATCGTCCTGCCCGGGTTCGTCGACGCCCACCGCCACCTGTGGCAGTCCGCCCTGCGCGGCGCCGCCGTCGACACCGACCTCGCCGGCTACCTCGCCGCACTCGCCCGCTACGGACCCCAGTTCACGCCCGGCGCCGTCTACGCGGCGACCCTCGCCGCCGCCCTGGAGTGCGTCGACTCCGGCATCACCACCCAGCTCGACCACTCCCACATCACCTACTCCCCGGAGCACGCCGACGCGGCCGTCGACGCCCTCATCGAGTCCGGGCTGCGCGCGGTCTACGGCTACGGCACCCCCGTCACCGGCGGGGACGGCCTCGACGACCTGTACCGGGTGCGCAACCAGCGGCTCGCGAGCGACCGGGCGCTCGTCACCCTCGCGTACGCGCCGCTCGGGCCGTCGTTCGCGCCGGTCGAGCGGATCACGGAGGAGTGGCGCGCCGTCGACGAACTGGATCTGCCGGTCACCTTCCACGTCGCCTCGACGCCCCTCGCGTCGCGCCCGGTCACCGCCCTGCGCGACGCGGGCCTGCTGCGTGAGCGGATCCTCTACGTCCACGGCAACACGCTCGACGACGGCGAACTCAAGCTGATCGCCGACTCCGGTGCCACCGCGTGCGCGGCCCCCGGTGCCGAGGCGATGCTCGGCAACCGCTCGCCCGTCGCCGGACGCCTGCGCCGTGCGGGCGTCGTCACCGGTCTCGGCGCCGATACGGTCACCTCCGCGCCGGGGGACATGTTCTCCGTGATGCGCGCGGCGCTGCTGGCCAGCCGGCTGGCCGACGAGGTGCCGCTGACCGTCGCCGATGTGCTGCGCATGGCCACCATCGATGGCGCCACCGCGCTCGGCCTCGGCGATCGGACCGGGTCCCTGCGGCCCGGCAAGCAGGCCGACGTCGTTCTTCTCCGCCTCGATGACCTCAACGTCCTCACGGCGGAGCGCGATCCTGTCGCCGCCGTCGTCACCTCCGCCGGGCCGCACAACGTGGACACCGTCCTTGTCGCCGGGCGGGTCGTGAAGCGGGCGGGGCGGGTTGTGAACCGTGAACTCCGGGAGGCTGTACGGGAGTTGCGGGGGTTTGCGGCGGGGTTGAACTGA
- a CDS encoding nucleotide pyrophosphohydrolase, translated as MTGETPPPDVAALQRRLAEFAAARDWQPFHTPKNLVAALSVEASELVEIFQWLTPEESTGVMSDPDTAHRVRDEVADVLAYLLQLCEVLGVDPLAALAAKIDRNEKRFPVNGGAAEAE; from the coding sequence GTGACAGGAGAGACACCCCCGCCCGACGTGGCCGCGCTGCAGCGCAGGCTCGCCGAATTCGCCGCCGCCCGTGACTGGCAGCCGTTCCACACGCCCAAGAACCTCGTCGCCGCGCTGAGCGTCGAGGCGTCCGAACTCGTGGAGATCTTCCAGTGGTTGACCCCCGAGGAGTCCACGGGGGTGATGTCCGACCCGGACACCGCCCATCGCGTGCGGGACGAGGTCGCCGATGTCCTCGCCTATCTGCTCCAGCTCTGCGAGGTCCTGGGCGTCGACCCGCTCGCCGCGCTGGCGGCGAAGATCGACCGCAACGAGAAGCGGTTCCCGGTGAACGGGGGCGCGGCGGAAGCGGAATGA
- a CDS encoding carbohydrate kinase family protein — MSQTVIALGAHVFDVQVRPVESIPDGQGATLVDQIRFAPAGTAAGTAVTLAKLGASVRTAGAIGTDPIGDLLLSLLARFGVDTSLVLRRDDVQTSASVLPIRPDGSRPAFHVLGANITYGADDAPHDEIAAATHLHLGAPELMGGEAAAKILRAAREAGTVTSADILAAGDSGLFDWIAEALPYVDHLLPNEDQVLGFTGAGSVEEGARVFLERGVGCVAVTLGARGALVVTPQETIEVPAFAVDVVDTTGCGDAFSAGFLRGLGLGRTPRECAVLGCAAAALVAQGLGSDHGDFDLEAVDEFAANTPVLKAD, encoded by the coding sequence GTGAGTCAGACGGTCATAGCGCTCGGCGCCCACGTGTTCGACGTCCAGGTCCGCCCCGTCGAGTCCATCCCCGACGGGCAGGGCGCGACGCTGGTCGACCAGATCCGCTTCGCCCCGGCGGGCACGGCGGCCGGGACGGCGGTGACGCTGGCCAAGCTGGGCGCGTCGGTGCGGACGGCCGGGGCGATCGGCACCGACCCGATCGGTGACCTGCTGCTGAGCCTGCTGGCCCGGTTCGGCGTCGACACCTCCCTGGTCCTGCGCCGCGACGACGTCCAGACCTCCGCGTCGGTGCTGCCGATCCGCCCGGACGGCAGCCGGCCCGCGTTCCACGTGCTGGGCGCGAACATCACCTACGGCGCGGACGACGCCCCGCACGACGAGATCGCGGCGGCGACCCATCTCCACCTGGGCGCACCGGAGTTGATGGGCGGCGAGGCGGCGGCGAAGATCCTGCGGGCGGCGCGCGAGGCGGGGACGGTGACCTCGGCGGACATCCTCGCGGCCGGTGACAGCGGTCTGTTCGACTGGATCGCGGAGGCGCTGCCGTACGTCGATCACCTGCTGCCCAACGAGGACCAGGTGCTCGGGTTCACGGGGGCGGGGAGCGTGGAGGAGGGGGCGCGGGTCTTCCTGGAGCGCGGCGTGGGGTGTGTCGCCGTGACGCTGGGGGCGCGCGGCGCGCTGGTCGTCACTCCTCAGGAGACCATCGAGGTACCGGCGTTCGCGGTGGACGTCGTCGACACGACGGGGTGCGGGGACGCCTTCTCCGCCGGCTTCCTGCGCGGCCTCGGCCTCGGCCGCACCCCGCGCGAGTGCGCGGTGCTGGGCTGCGCGGCGGCGGCCCTGGTGGCGCAGGGCCTCGGCAGCGACCACGGGGACTTCGACCTGGAGGCGGTGGACGAGTTCGCGGCGAACACGCCGGTGCTGAAGGCGGATTAG
- a CDS encoding YceI family protein has protein sequence MTVAVETGLWQLDRTASTVALRHRTMWGLVNVKGVFAGLTGSGEVGEGGNATGVLTVDAASVDTKNTKRDVHLRSADFLDTDNHPEITYAVRTAELRGTDSVHVTGQLTVRGISRPHTFTANLVSADADAVTLNAEFTVDRKDFGLDWNQLGMMKDLTTITATLRFTRTKG, from the coding sequence ATGACCGTCGCCGTCGAAACAGGGCTCTGGCAGCTCGACCGGACCGCCTCCACCGTCGCCCTGCGGCACCGGACGATGTGGGGCCTGGTCAACGTGAAGGGCGTCTTCGCGGGCCTCACCGGCAGCGGCGAGGTCGGCGAGGGCGGCAACGCCACCGGCGTCCTGACCGTCGACGCCGCGTCCGTCGACACGAAGAACACCAAGCGCGACGTCCACCTGCGCTCGGCCGACTTCCTCGACACCGACAACCACCCGGAGATCACGTACGCCGTCCGCACGGCCGAACTGCGCGGCACCGACTCCGTCCACGTCACCGGCCAACTCACCGTGCGCGGCATCAGCCGCCCGCACACCTTCACCGCGAACCTCGTCTCCGCGGACGCCGACGCGGTCACCCTGAACGCCGAATTCACCGTCGACCGCAAGGACTTCGGCCTCGACTGGAACCAGCTCGGCATGATGAAGGACCTGACGACGATCACGGCGACCCTGCGCTTCACCCGCACCAAGGGCTGA
- a CDS encoding MarR family winged helix-turn-helix transcriptional regulator gives MADRDEHLPDQPACPTPGGDDALPRELRGWMQLLAATSAVEQRLHTLVKERLDVSHDEFLILCLLADQPEGLRMTRVAELLGRPKTRLTYQIACLQHAGLVTRASVCGDKRGITVILTDKARTLLHESSCTLATTVRAALSEVMGPTEVNALCNLLPELAGAEEQGGTAGVETGTGAGAGTEMQAGTEAKAGAEAAQ, from the coding sequence ATGGCCGACCGCGACGAGCACCTTCCCGACCAGCCCGCTTGTCCCACCCCGGGCGGGGACGATGCGCTGCCGCGCGAGCTGCGGGGCTGGATGCAGTTGCTGGCCGCGACCAGCGCGGTCGAGCAGCGGCTGCACACGCTGGTCAAGGAGCGGCTGGACGTCTCGCACGACGAGTTCCTGATCCTGTGCCTGCTCGCCGACCAGCCCGAGGGGCTGCGCATGACGCGCGTCGCCGAACTCCTCGGGCGCCCCAAGACCCGCCTCACCTACCAGATCGCCTGCCTCCAACACGCCGGCCTCGTCACCCGCGCCTCCGTCTGCGGCGACAAACGCGGCATCACCGTCATCCTCACGGACAAGGCCCGCACGCTCCTCCACGAGTCCTCCTGCACGCTGGCCACCACAGTCCGCGCCGCCCTGAGCGAGGTCATGGGCCCCACCGAGGTGAACGCCCTGTGCAACCTCCTTCCGGAGCTGGCGGGGGCGGAGGAGCAGGGGGGCACGGCAGGGGTGGAGACAGGGACGGGGGCAGGGGCAGGGACGGAGATGCAGGCGGGGACGGAGGCGAAGGCGGGGGCAGAGGCAGCGCAGTAG
- a CDS encoding ATP-binding protein encodes MDGVRLRAPRVPPPRGRRGESGAPGSGATSDARPSEVRPSDAHSSDVRRPLRPRLTELRLSAYANHRRRVYRLGPVTLFGGRSGSGKSGVLRAYGALSRLGGGESVREVFGDVGGCVPVWARKDAQGRRGFRIGCTADGPEGPVTLDVAVQAEPRMRIVGERLSAGGTVLLETALRDPSRPTVDAAWYTGGSSPRVRAPFPDDQLATAILPLRVSGRTRGQRRALSAAEQMVVALRTVFACDPRPEAMREPVLPGSGLLSAGCDNFADVVFRTRAECAVRHAALVEAVAAGCAGPVVDLRAEARTDGRLQAVLDRGGGGTTALHRLGDGELRHLGLALVLLTGAGVLTVDAPREVPTALGALTLLADNFDRCLDLNQRFTLLELAVLMAERGHIHLMGTVSDDSWAIGLPGVTVVHLES; translated from the coding sequence ATGGATGGGGTACGCCTGCGGGCGCCCCGGGTGCCTCCGCCGAGGGGCCGACGCGGGGAGAGCGGTGCTCCGGGTTCGGGGGCCACCTCCGATGCCCGGCCTTCTGAGGTGCGGCCCTCCGACGCCCACTCCTCCGACGTCCGTCGGCCCCTGCGGCCCCGGCTCACCGAGTTGCGGTTGTCCGCGTATGCCAATCATCGGCGGAGGGTGTACCGGCTGGGGCCGGTGACGTTGTTCGGGGGGCGGAGCGGTAGTGGGAAGAGTGGAGTACTGCGGGCGTATGGGGCGTTGTCGCGGCTCGGGGGCGGGGAGTCGGTGCGGGAGGTGTTCGGGGATGTCGGGGGGTGTGTGCCGGTGTGGGCGCGGAAGGACGCGCAGGGGCGGCGGGGGTTTCGGATCGGGTGTACGGCGGACGGGCCCGAGGGGCCGGTGACGTTGGATGTGGCGGTGCAGGCGGAGCCGCGGATGCGGATCGTGGGGGAACGGCTGAGCGCGGGCGGGACGGTGTTGCTGGAGACGGCGCTGCGGGATCCGAGCCGCCCGACGGTGGACGCCGCCTGGTACACCGGCGGTTCGTCGCCACGCGTGCGCGCCCCGTTCCCGGACGACCAACTGGCCACCGCGATACTCCCGTTACGGGTCTCGGGCCGCACCCGGGGCCAGCGGCGGGCGTTGTCCGCGGCCGAGCAGATGGTCGTCGCCCTGCGGACGGTGTTCGCCTGCGACCCCCGTCCGGAGGCGATGCGGGAGCCGGTGCTCCCGGGCTCGGGGCTCCTGTCGGCGGGCTGCGACAACTTCGCGGACGTCGTCTTCCGCACCCGCGCCGAGTGCGCCGTCCGGCACGCGGCCCTGGTCGAGGCGGTGGCCGCCGGCTGCGCGGGACCGGTCGTCGACCTGCGCGCGGAGGCGCGGACGGACGGCCGACTGCAGGCCGTCCTCGACCGGGGCGGAGGAGGGACGACGGCGCTCCACCGGCTGGGCGACGGCGAGTTGCGTCACCTCGGTCTCGCCCTGGTCCTGCTGACCGGCGCGGGTGTCCTGACGGTCGACGCCCCGCGCGAAGTCCCCACCGCGCTCGGCGCGTTGACGCTGCTGGCCGACAACTTCGACCGGTGCCTGGACCTGAACCAGCGCTTCACGCTCCTCGAACTCGCCGTCCTGATGGCGGAACGGGGACACATCCACCTCATGGGCACGGTGAGCGACGACTCGTGGGCGATCGGGCTGCCCGGCGTCACGGTGGTACACCTTGAGTCGTGA
- a CDS encoding class II aldolase/adducin family protein gives MTEPSPPWEEARRAVAEASRRLADEGLLIGTAGNVSVRVGDAVAVTATGAVLAGITPDEVTVVGPDGRILAGDLAPTSELELHLGVYRSSGAGAVVHTHSPRATALSLVLDELPCVHYQMLLLGGAVRVAPFAVFGSPELAAHVLAALEGRSAALMANHGAVAHGSTLDKAVENALLLEWACDVYARAAALGTPRALDEEQQLAVITAALNSGYGSTRAAKP, from the coding sequence ATGACGGAGCCGAGTCCCCCCTGGGAGGAAGCGCGGCGCGCGGTCGCGGAGGCGAGCCGGCGCCTCGCGGACGAGGGCCTGCTGATCGGCACGGCGGGCAACGTGAGCGTGCGCGTCGGCGACGCGGTGGCGGTGACCGCGACCGGCGCGGTCCTCGCGGGGATCACCCCGGACGAGGTGACGGTGGTCGGCCCGGACGGACGGATCCTCGCCGGTGACCTCGCGCCGACGTCCGAACTGGAGCTGCACCTCGGCGTGTACCGGAGTTCCGGCGCCGGGGCCGTCGTCCACACGCACTCGCCGAGGGCCACCGCGCTCTCGCTGGTCCTGGACGAACTCCCGTGCGTGCACTACCAGATGCTGCTGTTGGGCGGCGCGGTGCGAGTCGCGCCGTTCGCGGTGTTCGGCAGTCCTGAGCTGGCCGCGCACGTACTGGCCGCGCTGGAGGGCAGGTCGGCGGCGCTGATGGCCAACCACGGTGCGGTGGCGCACGGTTCGACGCTGGACAAGGCCGTGGAGAACGCGCTGCTGCTGGAGTGGGCGTGCGACGTGTACGCCAGGGCGGCGGCCCTCGGCACGCCGCGCGCGCTGGACGAGGAGCAGCAACTAGCCGTCATCACGGCCGCGTTGAACAGCGGCTACGGCAGTACGCGTGCGGCGAAGCCGTAA
- a CDS encoding nuclear transport factor 2 family protein — translation MTHESPAGVVRRQYLASAAGDLDALRATLAPDVEWKEMAGFPLAGTYRTPEGVTAAVMQQLGKDWDDWTAHDDTYVVDGENVVVLARYTAVNKATGKPIDVRVAHHFVVRGGLIVRFEQFVDTALVRDAMSA, via the coding sequence ATGACCCACGAGAGCCCCGCCGGCGTCGTCCGCCGCCAGTACCTCGCCTCCGCCGCCGGTGACCTCGACGCCCTGCGTGCCACCCTCGCGCCCGACGTCGAGTGGAAGGAGATGGCCGGCTTCCCCCTCGCCGGCACCTACCGCACCCCCGAGGGCGTCACCGCCGCCGTCATGCAGCAGCTCGGCAAGGACTGGGACGACTGGACCGCCCACGACGACACCTACGTCGTCGACGGCGAGAACGTCGTCGTCCTCGCCCGCTACACGGCCGTCAACAAGGCCACCGGCAAGCCGATCGACGTCCGCGTCGCCCACCACTTCGTCGTGCGGGGCGGGTTGATCGTCCGCTTCGAACAGTTCGTGGACACGGCGCTCGTCCGCGACGCGATGAGCGCCTGA